From Paraburkholderia sabiae, a single genomic window includes:
- a CDS encoding efflux RND transporter periplasmic adaptor subunit: MEVNRPDESAPHGEGPRGSSKRARWIAVGAAVVVLALAAQGIWSRHDAHAALERDAQHAAQLSVEVVKPQKSAAALDLVLPGNVQAFLDTPIYARTNGYLKKWYVDIGAHVKAGQLLADIDTPEVDDQLKAASADLANAQANYALAKSTADRWSEMLRSNSVSKQETDEKVGDMLAKKGTLDAARFNVARLEKMQSFQKVYAPFDGIVTARNVDVGALIDAGSSGGPAKELFHVAQADRLRVYVNVPQAYAQEVKAQQTAYLTLTETPAKHYPGTVARTAGAVDAQQRTMLVEVDVDNRNGDLLPGAYAQVHFALKSQVAAPFTLPGNAFLFRPDGVKVATVDAQQRVKLVKVALGTDYGTRVAVASGLTGDEQVILNPQDSIVDGAAVRIVHPKAGKAAGGSGASGALPSAQNEPTSKASE; the protein is encoded by the coding sequence ATGGAAGTGAATCGTCCTGATGAGTCCGCGCCGCACGGGGAAGGCCCGCGCGGCTCATCGAAGCGCGCGCGCTGGATCGCGGTTGGCGCGGCTGTCGTCGTGCTCGCGCTCGCCGCGCAAGGCATCTGGTCCCGTCACGACGCGCACGCCGCGCTCGAACGCGATGCGCAGCACGCCGCGCAACTGAGCGTCGAAGTCGTCAAGCCGCAGAAGTCGGCGGCGGCGCTCGATCTCGTGTTGCCCGGCAACGTGCAGGCGTTTCTCGACACGCCGATCTACGCGCGCACGAACGGTTATCTGAAGAAGTGGTACGTGGACATCGGCGCGCATGTGAAGGCGGGACAACTGCTCGCGGACATCGACACGCCCGAAGTCGACGATCAGCTGAAGGCTGCGAGCGCCGATCTCGCGAATGCACAGGCCAATTACGCGCTCGCGAAAAGCACCGCCGACCGCTGGTCGGAGATGCTGCGCAGCAACTCCGTTTCGAAGCAGGAAACCGACGAAAAGGTCGGCGACATGCTCGCGAAGAAAGGCACGCTCGATGCCGCGCGCTTCAACGTCGCGCGGCTCGAAAAGATGCAGTCGTTCCAGAAGGTCTATGCGCCGTTCGACGGCATTGTGACGGCGCGCAACGTCGACGTCGGCGCGCTGATCGATGCGGGCAGTTCGGGCGGCCCGGCGAAGGAACTGTTCCACGTCGCGCAGGCCGACCGGCTGCGCGTCTATGTGAACGTGCCGCAGGCTTACGCGCAGGAAGTGAAGGCGCAGCAGACCGCGTATCTGACGCTGACCGAGACGCCGGCGAAGCACTATCCCGGCACCGTCGCACGCACGGCAGGCGCTGTCGATGCGCAGCAGCGCACGATGCTCGTCGAAGTCGACGTCGACAATCGCAATGGCGATCTGCTGCCGGGCGCGTATGCGCAGGTGCATTTCGCGTTGAAGTCGCAGGTCGCCGCGCCGTTCACGCTGCCCGGCAACGCGTTCCTGTTCCGCCCGGACGGCGTGAAGGTCGCAACCGTCGATGCGCAGCAGCGCGTGAAGCTCGTCAAGGTCGCGCTCGGCACCGACTACGGGACGCGTGTCGCGGTCGCGTCGGGGCTGACGGGCGACGAACAGGTGATTCTGAATCCGCAGGATTCGATCGTCGACGGCGCGGCAGTGCGCATCGTGCATCCGAAGGCGGGTAAGGCAGCGGGTGGATCAGGCGCGTCAGGCGCTCTGCCTTCGGCACAAAACGAACCGACTTCGAAGGCATCAGAGTGA
- a CDS encoding DUF3857 domain-containing transglutaminase family protein, protein MRLFTILRIAMAACAYFMCAAHAAEVAVPGEASNQAGIATLNVAASAPIEPYTNERETQTFTVNADGSYTKIDEMTLHVNNEAGVARVAQYYIWFNRNMASVDVLEAYTTSADGTRHDVRPEQIRDVQEARSFDAPMFQDILEKVIVFPAVEPGARVHLKYRKTQKQPIVPGHFSDFTPPDLAPTHNFRLIYDLPAGKPLYADSRGFVALPPSTKNGRTRYEYRYDRAHFARLEYGSIAYVSYGDRLMVSTYPDYAAFAAKYRESADDASASAPAIVDLARSLTTRDPTPRAKAKTLYDWIRKNIRYVAVNIGRGAVVPHRATDILTLRYGDCKDHVALYGALLDAVGIRNEPALISSGTIYTLPDVPGYGVLNHVITWLPDLQLYADSTAPNVEFGYLPSSDMNRPAVLVDEGTLSRTPSTATMSRTTDLSIDIAPDGSASFVYQLEAAGWVAEQGRALLRMQTPAQREESLQAELRSVNLSGTATLSSSNLNAADGPLSLTMKGKLEDFVVPGTAASIPALTSFVGGFQSDVRYWLGERQRTQPFVCRNVELHERTRIALPANFSVIDMPQALAAQDRFIDYRSTYSYDATAHVITVTRDGYTRFGSEVCSPDDFTQMRAGMETIGRDVRAQVIVRSTLVDVAQRASSIAPASSRVIAESQRRTQAAD, encoded by the coding sequence ATGCGCCTTTTCACGATCCTTCGAATCGCGATGGCCGCTTGCGCCTATTTCATGTGCGCAGCCCACGCCGCGGAAGTTGCCGTCCCCGGCGAAGCGTCCAACCAGGCAGGCATCGCCACACTCAACGTCGCGGCGAGCGCGCCCATCGAGCCCTACACGAACGAGCGCGAAACGCAGACTTTCACGGTGAACGCCGACGGCTCGTACACGAAGATCGATGAGATGACGCTGCACGTGAACAACGAAGCAGGCGTCGCGCGAGTCGCGCAGTACTACATCTGGTTCAACCGCAACATGGCGAGCGTCGACGTTCTGGAGGCGTACACCACATCCGCCGATGGCACGCGCCACGACGTGCGTCCCGAGCAGATTCGCGACGTCCAGGAGGCGCGCTCTTTCGACGCGCCGATGTTCCAGGACATCCTCGAAAAGGTGATCGTGTTTCCCGCCGTCGAGCCGGGCGCGCGCGTGCATCTGAAGTATCGGAAGACGCAGAAGCAGCCGATCGTCCCCGGTCACTTCAGCGACTTCACGCCGCCCGATCTCGCGCCGACTCACAACTTCCGACTCATCTACGATCTGCCTGCTGGCAAGCCACTCTATGCCGATTCGCGCGGTTTCGTCGCGCTGCCGCCGTCGACGAAAAACGGCCGAACACGCTACGAGTATCGCTACGACAGGGCGCATTTCGCGCGGCTCGAATACGGATCGATTGCGTATGTGAGTTACGGCGACCGGCTGATGGTGTCGACGTATCCGGATTACGCCGCGTTCGCTGCGAAGTATCGCGAATCGGCCGACGATGCGAGCGCGTCGGCCCCGGCCATCGTCGATCTGGCCCGCTCGCTGACCACGCGCGATCCGACGCCGCGCGCCAAAGCCAAGACGCTCTACGACTGGATCCGCAAGAACATCCGCTACGTGGCCGTGAACATCGGGCGTGGCGCGGTCGTCCCGCATCGCGCGACGGATATCCTCACGCTGCGCTACGGCGACTGCAAGGATCACGTCGCGCTGTATGGCGCGCTGCTCGACGCCGTCGGCATTCGCAACGAACCCGCGCTGATCAGCAGCGGCACGATCTACACGCTTCCCGACGTGCCGGGCTACGGCGTGTTGAATCACGTGATCACGTGGCTGCCCGACCTGCAGCTCTACGCCGACTCGACAGCGCCCAATGTCGAGTTCGGCTATCTGCCGTCCTCCGACATGAACCGCCCCGCCGTGCTCGTCGATGAAGGCACGCTGTCGCGCACGCCGTCGACGGCCACGATGTCGCGCACCACCGATCTGTCGATCGACATCGCACCCGACGGTTCGGCGAGCTTCGTCTATCAGCTCGAAGCTGCGGGCTGGGTCGCGGAACAGGGACGCGCGCTGCTGCGCATGCAAACGCCTGCACAGCGCGAAGAATCGCTGCAGGCCGAACTGCGCTCGGTGAATCTGTCGGGCACGGCGACGTTATCGAGCAGCAACCTCAACGCAGCGGATGGCCCGTTGTCGCTGACGATGAAAGGCAAGCTCGAAGACTTCGTCGTGCCAGGCACAGCCGCGTCGATCCCGGCATTGACGAGCTTCGTCGGTGGCTTTCAGTCGGATGTGCGCTACTGGCTCGGCGAGCGGCAACGCACGCAGCCTTTCGTGTGCCGCAATGTCGAGTTGCACGAGCGCACGCGCATTGCGCTGCCTGCGAATTTCAGCGTGATCGACATGCCGCAAGCGCTGGCCGCGCAAGACCGCTTCATCGACTATCGCTCGACGTACTCATACGACGCGACCGCACATGTCATCACCGTGACGCGCGACGGCTACACACGCTTCGGCAGCGAGGTGTGTTCGCCGGATGATTTCACGCAGATGCGCGCGGGCATGGAGACGATCGGCCGTGACGTGCGCGCGCAAGTGATCGTCCGCTCGACGCTCGTGGATGTGGCGCAGCGCGCATCGTCGATCGCGCCGGCGTCCTCGCGCGTGATCGCCGAATCGCAACGCCGCACGCAAGCCGCCGACTGA
- a CDS encoding efflux RND transporter permease subunit, whose product MWIVRLALRRPYTFVVLALLLLIIGPLTILRTPTDIFPNIDIPVLSVIWSYNGLPADEMEKRIVLNYERGLSVAVNDIEHVESTSMNGIAVVKIFFQPHANISEALAQVTALSQSQLRSLPPGITPPNILRYNASTVPILRLSLSSPSLTEQELYDYGNNFLKTQLATVPGASAPLPYGGKQRQIMVDIDSRKLQERNLSPMDVVNSITAQNLIVPTGTAKIGSTEYSVQMNSSPDSLAGLNNIPIKSGPNGTIYIRDVAHVRDGYQPQTNIVRVDGQRASLLTINKSGNTSTLEIVDRIKTMMPTLRNLVPESLNIDPVADQSLFVRASVQGVLREALIAACLTGLMILLFLGNWRATLIIAVSIPLSMITSIIALSALGETINIMTLGGLALAVGILVDDATVAIENISHQLEQGKNLEQAILDGAHQIAIPTLVSTLSICIVFVPMFLLTGVAHYLFIPLAEAVVFAMLASYFFSRTLVPTLAKYLLRNHHRPADFHHSQQTRNPFMRMHLAFERGFENVRARYHGFLVARVAKPGPFVTIFLGCCLLSLLLMPFLGRDFFPAVDAGTIALHLRAKTGMRVEETAVVTDRVDARIRELIPRGELHSIIDNIGLPVSGINLSYSNTGTIGTSDADILITLNPDHHPTADYVRKLRRTLTDEFPGVQFAFLPADIVSQTLNFGMPSPIDVQIVGRDVQGNRAFAALLLDKLRAIPGFADARIQQPSDLPRIFVDVDRTRAQQAGFTQRDVASNLLITLSGSQQTTPTFWLNPRNGVSYNVITEAPQYSIDSLQSLANIPLNANGHTNILGALSTMHRTSGNAVLTHYNAQTTIDIYGTADGRDLGAVSDDIKKIIADTKAQLPKGSSIELRGQVQTMNDSFSGLLAGLVFAIVLVYLLIVVNFQSWLDPFIIITGLPGALAGIVWMLFLTHTTLSIPALTGAIMCIGIATANSILVVSFAREQLLEHGDATRAAIEAGFTRFRPVLMTALAMVIGMVPMAIGLGEGGEQNAPLGRAVIGGLAIGTIATLVFVPVVFSMIYRRLSERRARAAAHVVHKPQ is encoded by the coding sequence ATGTGGATCGTTCGTCTCGCGCTGCGGCGCCCTTATACGTTCGTCGTTCTCGCGCTGCTGCTGTTGATCATCGGCCCGCTGACGATACTGCGCACGCCTACGGACATTTTCCCGAACATCGACATTCCCGTGCTGTCGGTGATCTGGTCGTACAACGGCCTGCCCGCCGACGAGATGGAAAAGCGCATCGTGCTGAACTACGAGCGCGGGCTGTCGGTTGCGGTGAACGATATCGAGCACGTCGAATCGACTTCGATGAACGGCATCGCCGTCGTCAAGATCTTCTTCCAGCCGCACGCGAACATCAGCGAAGCGCTCGCACAAGTCACGGCACTGTCGCAATCGCAATTGCGCTCGCTGCCGCCCGGCATCACGCCGCCGAACATATTGCGCTATAACGCATCCACCGTGCCTATCCTGCGGCTGTCGCTGTCGTCGCCGTCGCTGACCGAGCAGGAACTGTACGACTACGGTAACAACTTCCTGAAGACGCAGCTCGCGACCGTGCCGGGTGCGTCGGCACCGCTGCCGTACGGCGGCAAGCAGCGGCAGATCATGGTCGATATCGATTCGCGCAAGCTTCAGGAGCGCAATCTGTCGCCGATGGACGTGGTGAATTCGATCACCGCGCAGAACCTGATCGTGCCAACGGGCACTGCGAAAATCGGCTCGACGGAATACTCGGTGCAGATGAATTCGAGCCCCGATTCGCTCGCAGGCCTGAACAACATTCCCATCAAATCCGGGCCGAACGGCACGATCTATATTCGCGACGTCGCGCATGTACGAGACGGTTATCAGCCGCAGACGAACATCGTGCGCGTCGACGGCCAGCGCGCGTCGCTCTTGACCATCAACAAGAGCGGCAACACGTCGACGCTCGAAATCGTCGATCGCATCAAGACCATGATGCCGACGCTGCGCAATCTCGTGCCCGAATCGCTGAACATCGATCCCGTCGCCGATCAGTCGCTGTTCGTGCGCGCATCGGTGCAAGGCGTGCTGCGCGAAGCGCTGATCGCCGCGTGCCTGACGGGTCTGATGATTCTGCTGTTCCTCGGCAACTGGCGCGCAACGTTGATCATCGCGGTGTCGATTCCGCTGTCGATGATCACGTCGATCATCGCGCTGTCCGCGCTCGGCGAGACGATCAACATCATGACGTTAGGCGGGCTCGCGCTCGCGGTCGGTATTCTCGTCGACGATGCGACCGTCGCGATCGAGAACATCAGCCATCAACTCGAACAAGGGAAGAATCTCGAACAGGCGATTCTCGACGGCGCGCATCAGATCGCGATTCCGACGCTCGTGTCGACGCTTTCCATCTGCATCGTGTTCGTGCCGATGTTTCTGCTGACGGGCGTCGCGCACTATCTGTTCATTCCGCTCGCCGAAGCCGTCGTGTTCGCGATGCTCGCGTCGTACTTCTTCTCGCGGACGCTGGTGCCGACGCTCGCGAAGTATCTGCTGCGCAATCACCATCGTCCCGCCGACTTCCATCATTCGCAGCAAACGCGCAATCCGTTCATGCGGATGCACCTCGCGTTCGAGCGCGGTTTCGAGAACGTGCGCGCGCGTTATCACGGGTTTCTCGTAGCGCGCGTCGCGAAGCCCGGCCCGTTCGTGACGATATTTCTGGGCTGCTGTCTGCTGTCGTTGCTGCTGATGCCGTTCCTCGGCCGCGACTTCTTCCCTGCCGTCGACGCCGGCACGATTGCGCTGCACTTGCGTGCGAAAACAGGCATGCGCGTCGAAGAAACGGCTGTCGTCACGGATCGCGTCGACGCGCGCATCCGCGAACTGATTCCGCGCGGCGAGCTGCATTCGATCATCGACAACATCGGTCTGCCCGTGTCGGGCATCAACCTGTCGTATAGCAACACGGGCACGATCGGCACGTCGGACGCGGACATCCTGATCACGCTGAACCCGGACCACCATCCGACAGCCGATTACGTGCGCAAGCTTCGCCGTACGCTCACCGACGAATTCCCCGGCGTGCAGTTCGCTTTCCTGCCCGCGGATATCGTCAGTCAGACGCTGAACTTCGGCATGCCGTCGCCGATCGACGTGCAGATCGTCGGGCGCGACGTGCAGGGCAATCGCGCGTTCGCCGCGCTGCTGCTCGACAAATTGCGCGCCATTCCCGGTTTTGCCGACGCGCGCATCCAGCAGCCTTCGGACTTGCCGCGCATCTTCGTCGACGTCGACCGCACGCGCGCGCAGCAGGCCGGCTTCACGCAGCGCGACGTCGCGAGCAATCTGCTGATCACGCTCTCCGGCAGCCAGCAGACGACGCCTACGTTCTGGCTCAATCCGCGCAATGGCGTCAGTTACAACGTGATCACGGAAGCACCGCAATATTCGATCGATTCGCTGCAATCGCTCGCGAACATTCCGCTGAACGCGAACGGCCACACGAACATTCTCGGCGCGCTGTCGACGATGCATCGCACTTCCGGCAATGCCGTGCTCACGCACTACAACGCGCAGACCACGATCGACATTTACGGCACCGCCGACGGCCGCGATCTCGGCGCAGTGTCCGACGACATCAAGAAGATCATCGCCGATACGAAAGCGCAATTGCCGAAGGGTTCGTCGATCGAACTGCGCGGCCAGGTGCAGACAATGAACGATTCGTTCTCGGGCCTGCTTGCCGGTCTCGTGTTCGCAATCGTGCTGGTGTATCTGCTGATCGTCGTGAACTTCCAGTCGTGGCTCGATCCGTTCATCATCATTACGGGGTTGCCGGGCGCGCTGGCGGGCATCGTGTGGATGCTGTTCCTCACGCACACCACGCTGTCGATTCCCGCGCTGACGGGTGCGATCATGTGTATCGGCATCGCGACGGCGAACTCGATTCTCGTCGTCAGCTTCGCGCGCGAGCAGTTGCTCGAACACGGCGACGCGACGCGCGCCGCGATCGAAGCGGGCTTCACGCGTTTTCGTCCCGTGCTGATGACGGCGCTCGCGATGGTGATCGGCATGGTGCCGATGGCGATTGGTCTCGGCGAAGGTGGCGAGCAGAACGCGCCGCTCGGGCGCGCGGTGATCGGCGGGCTTGCAATCGGCACGATTGCGACGCTGGTGTTCGTGCCCGTGGTGTTTTCGATGATCTATCGACGGCTGTCGGAACGGCGCGCACGCGCCGCCGCGCATGTCGTTCACAAACCGCAGTAA
- a CDS encoding efflux transporter outer membrane subunit, protein MRLRSVVLALAGASLLAACTLGPDYKRPTAPTAATYKELEGTGWKAAEPADAHIRSAWWEAYNDASLNALEQQVASENQNVQAAQARFRAARSQVAQFRSQFFPVVTMNGGYSRARSSENVKFKSSAGKTLDDWIVGADATWEPDLWGRVSRSVEGARANAQASAADAQSALLSMQAELATDYFELRGIDRERQLLDDTIAAYKEAVELTQNRYKGGIATDADVAQAQTQLRTTQAQSIDLGVQRAQLEHAIAILIGQPPSTFSLPVAPLVAVPVIAPVGVPSTLLERRPDIASAERHIVDLNAQIGVTTAAYFPNLILSVTGGLEATNFSQWLLAPSRFWSLGPSLAGTLLDFGGRAAQKAEAQANYDEGVAQYRQTVLTAFGQVEDNIAALRVLEQEAQTQDDAVEAAQRSLAIMSNRYKNGAITYLDVVVAQTTALTNEREAVSIARRRMAASVALIKALGGGWDATSLPTDEQLTHPDAAGQPASAASATRS, encoded by the coding sequence ATGCGTCTGCGTTCCGTGGTTCTCGCGCTTGCTGGCGCGAGCCTGCTTGCCGCGTGCACGCTCGGCCCCGACTACAAGCGCCCGACAGCACCGACCGCGGCCACGTACAAGGAACTCGAAGGCACAGGCTGGAAAGCCGCCGAACCCGCCGACGCGCATATCCGCAGCGCGTGGTGGGAGGCCTACAACGATGCCTCGCTGAACGCGCTGGAGCAGCAGGTCGCCAGCGAGAACCAGAACGTGCAGGCCGCGCAGGCGCGCTTTCGCGCGGCGCGCTCGCAGGTCGCGCAGTTTCGCTCGCAGTTCTTCCCCGTGGTCACGATGAACGGCGGCTACTCGCGCGCGCGGTCGTCGGAAAACGTGAAGTTCAAGTCGTCGGCGGGCAAGACGCTCGACGACTGGATCGTCGGCGCCGATGCGACCTGGGAACCCGACCTGTGGGGCCGCGTGTCGCGCAGCGTCGAAGGTGCGCGTGCGAACGCGCAAGCCAGCGCCGCCGATGCGCAAAGCGCGCTGCTGTCGATGCAGGCCGAACTCGCGACGGATTACTTCGAACTGCGCGGTATCGACCGCGAGCGGCAGTTGCTCGACGACACGATCGCCGCGTACAAGGAAGCCGTCGAACTCACGCAGAACCGCTACAAGGGCGGCATCGCCACCGACGCCGATGTTGCTCAGGCGCAGACGCAATTGCGCACGACGCAGGCGCAATCGATCGATCTCGGCGTGCAGCGCGCGCAGCTCGAACACGCAATCGCGATTCTGATCGGCCAGCCGCCTTCGACGTTCTCGCTGCCCGTCGCGCCGCTCGTCGCCGTGCCCGTGATCGCGCCTGTCGGCGTGCCATCGACGCTGCTCGAACGACGCCCCGACATTGCTTCCGCCGAACGGCATATCGTCGATCTGAACGCGCAGATCGGCGTGACGACGGCGGCGTACTTTCCGAATCTGATCCTGTCGGTGACGGGCGGGCTGGAGGCGACCAACTTCAGTCAATGGCTGCTTGCGCCGAGCCGCTTCTGGTCGCTCGGGCCGTCGCTCGCGGGCACCTTGCTCGACTTCGGCGGACGCGCCGCGCAAAAGGCCGAGGCGCAGGCGAACTACGACGAAGGCGTCGCGCAGTATCGACAGACGGTGTTGACAGCGTTCGGCCAGGTCGAAGACAACATCGCGGCCTTGCGCGTGCTCGAACAGGAAGCGCAGACGCAGGACGACGCCGTCGAAGCCGCGCAGCGCTCGCTCGCGATCATGTCGAACCGCTACAAGAACGGCGCGATCACGTATCTCGATGTCGTCGTCGCGCAGACGACGGCGCTCACCAACGAGCGCGAAGCCGTATCGATCGCGCGCCGCCGGATGGCCGCGAGCGTCGCGCTGATCAAGGCGCTGGGCGGCGGCTGGGACGCCACGTCCCTGCCCACCGACGAGCAGCTCACACATCCCGACGCCGCCGGCCAGCCCGCGAGCGCGGCGTCCGCGACACGTAGCTGA
- a CDS encoding MFS transporter: MTASSDPSRPAASSSFASSSASPSGAPYLERGTRAYWRASLALLFAGYATFSLLYCVQPLLPAFSASFDVSPAQSSLSLSLTTAALALAVFIAGFVSEGWSRHRLMTASLTASSLLTLAVAFTPQWHALLLLRALEGLALGGVPAVAMAYLAEEVHPDGLGLAMGLYVGGTAIGGMAGRVITGVVADLFSWRVAIGTIGVLGILSMLAFRSLLPPSRHFVPRCGLGFAHHRTALTKHFRRPGLPLLFLMGFVLMGSFVTLYNYIGYRLLAPPFGLSQTAIGGIFVVYLTGVVASPWSGRMADTFGRGRVLTGSIVIMLCGLLMTTTQSLVLIACGIACVTFGFFAGHAVASGWVGRIAKEAKGQAAALYLLAYYLGSSIVGSYGGRVWAVYAWTGVAALVGGLLLIGILASTRLRARERIGAA; the protein is encoded by the coding sequence GTGACCGCATCGTCGGACCCGAGTCGGCCCGCTGCTTCTTCGTCTTTCGCCTCTTCCTCTGCTTCCCCTTCCGGCGCGCCGTATCTCGAGCGCGGCACACGTGCTTACTGGCGCGCCAGTCTCGCGCTGCTGTTCGCCGGTTACGCGACGTTCTCGCTGCTCTACTGCGTGCAGCCGCTGTTGCCCGCATTCTCCGCTTCGTTCGATGTGAGCCCCGCGCAAAGCAGCCTGTCCTTGTCGCTGACGACGGCGGCGCTCGCGCTCGCCGTGTTCATCGCGGGCTTCGTGTCGGAAGGATGGAGCCGTCACCGTTTGATGACGGCTTCGCTCACCGCTTCGTCGCTGCTGACGCTCGCGGTTGCGTTCACGCCGCAATGGCATGCGCTGCTGTTGTTGCGCGCGCTCGAAGGACTCGCGCTCGGCGGCGTGCCCGCCGTCGCGATGGCGTATCTCGCGGAAGAAGTGCATCCCGACGGCCTCGGTCTCGCGATGGGACTTTATGTGGGCGGCACGGCGATCGGCGGCATGGCGGGACGCGTGATCACCGGCGTCGTCGCGGATCTGTTCTCGTGGCGCGTTGCGATCGGCACGATCGGCGTGCTCGGCATTCTGTCGATGCTTGCGTTCCGTTCGCTGCTGCCGCCGTCGCGCCATTTCGTGCCACGGTGCGGACTCGGCTTTGCCCATCACCGCACGGCACTCACGAAGCATTTCCGCCGGCCCGGTCTGCCGCTGCTATTCCTGATGGGCTTCGTGCTGATGGGCAGCTTCGTCACGCTGTACAACTACATCGGCTACCGGCTGCTCGCGCCGCCGTTCGGGCTGAGTCAGACGGCCATCGGCGGAATTTTTGTGGTGTATCTGACGGGCGTGGTCGCGTCGCCGTGGTCGGGCCGCATGGCCGACACGTTCGGGCGCGGACGCGTGCTGACGGGCAGCATCGTCATCATGCTGTGCGGCCTGCTGATGACGACCACGCAGTCGCTCGTGCTGATCGCATGCGGGATCGCCTGCGTGACGTTCGGCTTCTTCGCGGGACACGCGGTTGCGAGCGGCTGGGTCGGACGGATCGCGAAGGAAGCGAAGGGCCAGGCGGCCGCGCTGTATCTGCTCGCGTATTACCTTGGATCGAGCATCGTCGGCTCGTATGGCGGGCGCGTGTGGGCGGTGTATGCGTGGACGGGCGTCGCGGCGCTCGTCGGCGGATTGCTGCTGATCGGCATACTCGCGTCGACGCGGCTACGGGCCCGCGAACGCATCGGCGCGGCCTGA
- a CDS encoding serine/threonine protein kinase codes for MNEDTPIPQDGQAVPFARLTPEVVLDALDSVLDTVGVRTDGRMLPLNSYENRVYQVGVEDGPPVVAKFYRPERWTDEAILEEHAFVAELTAREIPAVPARTFNGATLHTFDGFRFSVFDRRGGRAPDLDRKDTLEWLGRFIGRIHAVGQTVNYAARPTLDIHTFGYEPRDYLLAQDFIPADVRTAWQAAVNLALEGVEQAFERAGDVRQLRMHGDCHPSNVLWTDAGPHFVDFDDSRMGPAIQDLWLLLPGERQEASRALTDLLAGYEDFCEFDQRELHLIEALRTLRLIHYSAWLARRWDDPAFPVAFPWFNTQRYWEDRILELREQIGAMQEGPLWPV; via the coding sequence ATGAACGAAGACACTCCAATTCCGCAGGACGGCCAAGCCGTTCCTTTTGCCCGGCTCACGCCGGAGGTGGTGCTCGACGCGCTCGACAGCGTGCTCGACACCGTGGGCGTGCGCACCGACGGGCGCATGCTGCCGCTCAACAGCTACGAGAATCGCGTGTATCAGGTCGGCGTTGAAGACGGGCCGCCTGTCGTCGCGAAGTTTTATCGTCCGGAGCGCTGGACGGACGAGGCGATTCTCGAAGAGCACGCGTTCGTCGCCGAACTGACTGCGCGCGAAATTCCCGCCGTGCCTGCACGTACCTTCAACGGTGCGACGCTGCATACCTTCGACGGCTTCCGCTTCTCCGTCTTCGATCGACGCGGCGGCCGCGCGCCTGATCTCGATCGCAAGGACACGCTCGAATGGCTTGGCCGGTTTATCGGGCGCATTCATGCTGTCGGTCAGACGGTGAACTACGCGGCGCGTCCGACGCTCGACATCCACACCTTCGGTTACGAGCCGCGCGACTATCTGCTCGCGCAAGACTTCATTCCCGCCGACGTGCGCACCGCGTGGCAAGCCGCCGTGAATCTGGCGCTGGAAGGTGTCGAGCAGGCGTTCGAACGTGCGGGCGATGTGCGCCAGTTACGCATGCACGGCGACTGTCATCCGAGCAACGTGCTGTGGACCGACGCAGGCCCGCATTTCGTCGATTTCGACGATAGCCGTATGGGTCCTGCGATTCAGGATCTGTGGCTGCTGCTGCCGGGCGAGCGCCAGGAGGCGTCGCGCGCGCTGACGGATCTGCTCGCGGGCTACGAGGACTTCTGCGAGTTCGATCAGCGCGAGTTGCATCTGATCGAAGCGTTGCGAACCTTGCGGCTGATTCACTACTCGGCGTGGCTCGCGCGGCGCTGGGACGATCCGGCGTTTCCTGTTGCGTTTCCGTGGTTCAACACGCAGCGTTACTGGGAAGACCGCATTCTCGAATTGCGCGAGCAGATCGGCGCGATGCAGGAAGGGCCGCTCTGGCCTGTGTGA